CACCTGACCCTCAATGACATGTTCTATGCTTCTAGCAATTCGCCCAATCTTCTGGCAAATCTAGCAAAACACAAGAAAACCATCTCCTTTGTCCCATGCAATTTGCAGATGCTTCTCATGTTGAGTTTTGGTTCAGTAGAGTGTCTGATTTTGTTGGCGATGTCCTATGACAGGTATGTGGCGATCTGCCATCCCCTCCAGTACACGGTCATCATGAACTGGAGAGTGTGCTCCATCCTCGCCATCGCTTGCTGGGCATGTGGATTTGCCCTGGCCCTGGTCCAAGTAATTCTCTTGTTAAGATTACCCTTCTGTGGGCCCCAGAGGGTGaaccacttcttctgtgacatTTGCTCTGTCCTCAAATTGACCTGTGGTGACATCTGGATCAATGAAATGTTCCTCTTTGCTGATGGCGTTCTTATcttagttgggcctcttgccctgaTGTTGGTCTCCTATATGCGTATCCTCTGGGCCATCCTGAAGATCCAGTCAAAGGAGGGCCGCAAGAAAGCCAtctccacctgctcctcccacctctgtGTGGTTGAGTTCTACTTTGGCATAGCCA
This is a stretch of genomic DNA from Dama dama isolate Ldn47 chromosome 18, ASM3311817v1, whole genome shotgun sequence. It encodes these proteins:
- the LOC133072948 gene encoding olfactory receptor 2A2-like; protein product: MEGNQSEISEFILVGFQLTEDMELLVFDIFSLLYTFNLLANGMILGHIVFDPRLHSPMYLFLSHLTLNDMFYASSNSPNLLANLAKHKKTISFVPCNLQMLLMLSFGSVECLILLAMSYDRYVAICHPLQYTVIMNWRVCSILAIACWACGFALALVQVILLLRLPFCGPQRVNHFFCDICSVLKLTCGDIWINEMFLFADGVLILVGPLALMLVSYMRILWAILKIQSKEGRKKAISTCSSHLCVVEFYFGIAMVVYMVPDNSQQEEHLKILFLFYTLFNPLPNPLVYSVRNAQVKAAFHRVFQKKRTV